Proteins encoded in a region of the Moritella marina ATCC 15381 genome:
- the rbsK gene encoding ribokinase: MNKLVVLGSVNADHVLQVASFPRPGETLLGHSYAVIPGGKGANQAVAAARLGADIAFIACVGDDSFGTNMIAEFGRDGINTQAVMTEQGTPTGIAMIQVAATGENSICISAEANACLTPERLAPHSELIAQADTLLMQLETPIATITQAARIAKQSGTRVVLNPAPAQPLSDELLAVVDLITPNETEAELLTGIKVTDMASAQIAADVLHDKGISEVMITLGSQGVWISKSGTGKQVKGFRVDAVDTTAAGDTFNGGLLAGSQAGLALDDAILFAHAAAAISVTRVGAQTSIPTKMEVDAFLALQN; encoded by the coding sequence ATGAATAAGTTAGTTGTGTTAGGCAGTGTTAACGCTGATCATGTTTTACAAGTGGCTTCTTTCCCGCGTCCAGGCGAAACCTTACTTGGGCATAGCTATGCTGTGATCCCTGGCGGTAAAGGTGCGAACCAAGCGGTAGCCGCTGCACGTTTAGGTGCTGATATAGCCTTTATCGCTTGTGTGGGTGATGATAGTTTTGGCACTAATATGATCGCCGAGTTTGGCCGCGATGGTATCAATACCCAAGCGGTGATGACGGAACAAGGCACGCCAACAGGTATCGCCATGATCCAGGTGGCTGCAACGGGCGAAAATAGTATTTGTATCTCGGCTGAAGCCAATGCCTGTTTAACACCAGAGCGACTTGCACCACATAGCGAGTTAATTGCACAAGCTGATACATTATTAATGCAATTAGAAACGCCGATTGCAACTATTACACAAGCCGCTAGAATAGCTAAACAATCGGGTACGCGAGTGGTATTAAACCCAGCGCCTGCGCAGCCATTAAGTGATGAACTATTGGCTGTCGTTGATTTGATCACGCCCAATGAAACCGAGGCTGAACTGTTAACTGGCATTAAAGTGACGGATATGGCATCAGCACAAATTGCGGCAGATGTATTACATGATAAAGGTATTAGCGAGGTGATGATCACGCTCGGTAGTCAAGGTGTGTGGATCAGCAAATCGGGCACAGGCAAACAAGTCAAAGGTTTCCGTGTTGATGCGGTAGATACGACAGCGGCAGGTGATACCTTTAATGGTGGCCTATTAGCGGGATCACAGGCTGGGTTAGCGTTAGATGATGCTATTTTATTTGCCCACGCAGCCGCTGCTATTTCTGTTACCCGCGTCGGTGCACAAACATCAATTCCAACAAAAATGGAAGTAGATGCGTTTTTAGCATTACAAAATTAA
- a CDS encoding substrate-binding domain-containing protein, translating to MATIKDVAKHAGVSTSTVSHVLNNTRYVSEDVSARVKAAVDELRYAPSALARSLKVQSTKTFGMLVTTSTNPFFGEVLKGVERRCYEHGYTLILCNTEGDVARMHANLDTLLQKRVDGLMLMCSEVESQGFNLFERHKPVPTVVMDWGPTNFSCDKIQDNSHRGGYMATQHLIAKGHTEIGCITGVLDKLTAQQRFAGFTQAMKEAGLAINPNWVTAGNFECEGGEQAFAEMFANGPLPSALFVCNDMMAMSVINSASKKGISVPQDLSIIGYDDIKLAKYITPSLTTIHQPKHRLGKKAVDMLIEQINSKTASNQIVELEPTLVERDSVKHLNK from the coding sequence ATGGCAACAATTAAAGACGTAGCAAAACATGCAGGTGTATCAACGTCAACAGTGAGTCATGTATTAAATAATACCCGCTATGTGAGTGAAGATGTGTCTGCGCGTGTGAAAGCAGCCGTTGACGAATTACGTTATGCGCCCTCTGCATTGGCGCGCAGTCTTAAAGTCCAGAGTACGAAAACATTCGGTATGTTGGTTACGACCTCAACCAACCCCTTCTTTGGGGAAGTGCTGAAGGGGGTAGAGCGTCGCTGTTATGAACATGGTTATACGCTTATTTTATGTAATACCGAAGGGGATGTGGCGCGTATGCATGCTAACCTAGATACACTATTACAAAAACGTGTTGATGGACTCATGTTGATGTGTAGCGAAGTTGAAAGCCAAGGTTTTAATTTATTTGAACGTCATAAACCAGTCCCTACAGTGGTGATGGATTGGGGCCCAACAAACTTCTCGTGCGATAAGATCCAAGATAATTCCCATCGCGGTGGTTATATGGCCACGCAGCATCTGATTGCCAAGGGCCATACTGAGATTGGCTGTATTACTGGTGTATTAGATAAATTAACCGCGCAGCAGCGTTTTGCGGGTTTTACCCAAGCAATGAAAGAAGCGGGTTTAGCGATTAATCCTAACTGGGTGACAGCGGGTAATTTTGAGTGCGAGGGCGGTGAACAAGCCTTTGCTGAAATGTTCGCTAACGGTCCATTGCCTTCGGCTTTGTTTGTCTGTAATGACATGATGGCGATGAGTGTGATTAATAGCGCGAGTAAAAAGGGTATCTCAGTACCACAAGACCTGTCTATTATCGGTTACGATGACATTAAGTTAGCTAAATACATTACCCCGTCATTAACCACTATTCACCAACCTAAGCACCGTTTAGGTAAAAAAGCCGTGGATATGTTGATCGAACAAATTAACTCGAAAACTGCAAGTAACCAAATTGTTGAGTTAGAGCCTACTTTAGTTGAACGCGACAGTGTTAAACATTTGAATAAGTAA